Proteins from one Podospora pseudoanserina strain CBS 124.78 chromosome 1, whole genome shotgun sequence genomic window:
- the TFB3 gene encoding TFIIH/NER complex subunit (BUSCO:EOG092649XV; COG:O; EggNog:ENOG503NYAM), translated as MPPQRPPTSAPRPGGVTAVSSLAPDGLPKPDSDDMCPVCKTIRYLNRDMEFLINPECYHSMCSSCVNRLFNEGPQQCPYAGCHRTLRRKGFRSPFFGDLSVEREVDIRRRVNQVFNQVEDDFNTLRDYNNYLQMVEDLTFDLVHGDEPTKRKAEAQLQQWEAEHKTEIERNRRAGKEQDEQSRRRLAAEQAAARQRRLDAIKEAEEEKMEKIKIKEMEIDSLERGQPLPDQQRVQLKRRGNKAVEAVTNLVAGSSSTADAVGKLSIRGLKEKKKEPRPEGPYDPFGGLDLTPSRYKIHGGLSHPNVEKYRSDKAHVTGGYSFDEYTSRAMFEAFAGLGVFIEDERDVGVGLVASEVVGMGAALAAGGGDGPGLKMELD; from the coding sequence atgcccCCTCAACGCCCCCCCACCTCAGCCCCCCGCCCCGGAGGCGTCACAgccgtctcctccctcgcccccgaCGGCCTCCCCAAACCCGACAGCGACGATATGTGCCCCGTCTGCAAAACAATCCGCTACCTCAACCGCGATATGGAattcctcatcaaccccgaaTGCTACCACTCCATGTGCTCCTCCTGCGTCAACCGCCTCTTCAACGAAGGCCCCCAGCAATGCCCCTACGCCGGCTGCCACCGCACCCTCCGCCGCAAAGGCTTCCgctcccccttttttggcGACCTTTCGGTAGAACGCGAAGTCGACATCCGGCGCAGGGTGAACCAAGTCTTCAACCAAGTCGAAGACGACTTCAACACGCTCCGTGACTACAACAACTACCTCCAAATGGTCGAAGACCTAACCTTTGACCTCGTCCACGGCGACGAACCTACCAAGCGGAAAGCAGAGGCCCAACTCCAGCAGTGGGAGGCAGAGCATAAAACTGAGATTGAGAGGAATAGGCGCGCAGGCAAGGAACAGGATGAGCAGTCACGTCGGAGGCTAGCAGCGGAGCAGGCTGCCGCCCGACAACGCAGACTTGACGCGATAaaggaggcggaagaggaaaagatggaaaagatCAAAATCAAGGAAATGGAGATTGATAGTCTGGAACGGGGACAACCCCTCCCGGATCAGCAACGGGTTCAGCTGAAACGGAGGGGGAACAAGGCTGTTGAAGCGGTTACCAACCTCGTCGCTgggtcatcatcaacagcggACGCAGTGGGTAAACTTTCCATCCGGGGGctcaaagaaaagaagaaagagccGAGGCCGGAGGGGCCGTATGACccgtttggggggttggatcTCACTCCTAGTCGGTACAAGATTCACGGGGGGCTGTCGCATCCGAATGTGGAAAAGTACAGGTCGGACAAGGCGCATGTGACGGGGGGGTATAGCTTCGATGAATACACCTCTAGGGCCATGTTTGAGGCGtttgctgggttgggggtgtttaTTGAGGACGAGAGAGACGTGGGGGTGGGACTGGTGGCGAGTGAGGTTGTGGGCATGGGGGCTGcgctggctgctggtgggggggatgggccggggttgaagatggagtTGGATTAG
- a CDS encoding hypothetical protein (COG:T; EggNog:ENOG503P1SW), with translation MSSAASQCSIAFYCQFPNSHINKPPFLTIPNYHHQQHYSQTPSKWPTPDPTTEAAALAREKAEQASLPYTWTQTLPDLTLTFPIPASLKARDLSISLTKTTISAGIKGQTPIISGQFPHPIHVDDSTWTITTSPDNSSKTVEILLDKVNKQEWWAHVVTTAPKIDVTKIVPDNSKLSDLDGETRGLVEKMMYDQRQKEQGLPTSDEQKKMEILKKFQEQHPEMDFSNAKIQ, from the exons ATGAGCTCAGCGGCCAGCCAGTGTTCCATCGCTTTCTATTGTCAGTTTCCAAACTCCCATatcaacaaacccccttttctcaccattcccaactatcaccaccaacaacactacAGCCAAACCCcttcaaaatggccgacaCCG GACCCCACCACCGAAGCCGCCGCGCTCGCCCGCGAAAAAGCTGAAcaagcctccctcccctACACCTGgacccaaaccctccccgacctaaccctcaccttccccatccccgcctccctcaagGCTCGcgacctctccatctccctcaccaaaaccaccattTCCGCCGGCATAAAAGGtcaaacccccatcatctcggGTCAattcccccaccccatccacgTCGACGACTCCACCTGGACaatcaccacatccccagaCAACAGCTCCAAAACAGTCGAgatcctcctcgacaaggtCAACAAGCAAGAGTGGTGGGCTCACGttgtcaccaccgcccccaagATCGACGTCACAAAGATTGTTCCCGATAACTCCAAACTCTCAGACCTGGACGGGGAGACGAGGGGTCTAGTGGAGAAAATGATGTATGACCAGCGGCAGAAAGAGCAAGGGCTGCCGACGAGTGACGAGcaaaagaagatggagattCTCAAAAAGTTTCAGGAGCAGCATCCTGAGATGGATTTTAGTAATGCCAAGATTCAATAg
- a CDS encoding hypothetical protein (COG:T; COG:U; EggNog:ENOG503NW2R) — protein sequence MASSFEKSVKGATKIKAAPPKTKYIEHILVATHSGEAGVGEVFRALHHRLRDSTWTVVFKSLITVHLMIREGSADVTLAYLAKHRNMIAISMFSDAQTQGRNIRHYHSYLAERARAYRETKVDWVRSKDSRLEKLSIDKGLLRETEIVQHQLTALLKCDVMENEPENEITITVFRLLVLDLLALFQALNQGLINILGHFFELSKTDAERAMDIYRTFTRQTDYVVQYLSTARQYEHHTRVEVPKLKHAPVNLGRQLEEYLKDPDFEIHRRQYLAELEAKKSSKGGSSGASKLPKFDAFETKASSSTSAPASQPAQTSQAAAPAKGPDVNLIDFFESIEQNQTTLAVQGQTQQAQAQPQQQQQQQQQQTQMQMGMSPWGPAPFQPQQPLQQQQQFPQNGFVASPVHQFQTGVPFQQQGQPAFSPQQTAQPVQQAFTGVGFGGFSPQPQVGFQPGSLAPIQQDTVANFQTGAPTFQGGLQAPQQNTNPFRQSMLMNQQQTGSPFAQQQPVQEVASPQQRPMTSQSTNPFARSSPQGTQPFAAPTSNSPFQSQAPQQPTQQQMQPMPTGTNPFAKNFGQAQQVQPTQQQQRPVTAGGILSQPTGTNPFRQGAFVNHQTGLGWQHNQQAIGGGLDQVETVPVFPRPAAQTPWQQQ from the exons CGACTCAACATGGACCGTCGTCTTCAAGAGTTTGATCACTGTTCACCTCATGATCCGCGAGGGCTCGGCAGATGTCACCTTGGCGTATCTTGCGAAACACCGGAACATGATTGCTATCAGCATGTTTTCTGATG CGCAAACTCAGGGGCGAAACATACGACATTACCACAGTTATCTTGCAGAAAGAGCGCGAGCGTACCGAGAAACAAAGGTCGACTGGGTGCGGTCGAAGGATTCGAGGCTGGAGAAACTGTCCATCGACAAGGGTTTGCTTCGGGAGACGGAAATTGTTCAGCACCAACTCACGGCCTTGCTGAAATGCGAC GTGATGGAGAATGAGCCTGAAAATGAAATCACCATCACTGTGTTTCGGCTCCTTGTCCTGGACTTGCTGGCTCTTTTCCAAGCCCTGAACCAGGGACTGATCAACATCCTCGGTCACTTCTTCGAGCTGTCCAAGACTGATGCCGAAAGAGCTATGGATATCTACCGGACATTTACCAGGCAGACTGACTACGTTGTACAGTATCTCAGCACGGCCAGACAGTATGAGCATCACACCAGGGTGGAGGTTCCTAAGCTGAAGCACGCCCCTGTTAATCTCGGGCGCCAGCTCGAGGAGTATCTGAAGGATCCCGATTTTGAGATTCACCGGAGGCAGTACCTGGCCGAGCTTGAGGCCAAAAAGTCATCCAAGGGCGGGTCATCAGGAGCTTCGAAGTTGCCCAAGTTTGATGCCTTTGAGACCAAAGCATCATCCAGCACAAGCGCACCTgcttctcagccagcccagaCTTCTCAGGCTGCGGCACCAGCAAAGGGACCCGACGTCAATCTGATCGACTTCTTTGAGTCCATTGAACAAAACCAGACGACACTGGCTGTCCAAGGCCAGACGCAGCAGGCACAAGCACAGCCTCAg caacaacaacaacaacaacaacaacaaacgcAGATGCAGATGGGCATGTCTCCTTGGGGCCCTGCCCCattccaacctcaacaacctcttcagcagcaacagcaattTCCCCAGAACGGATTTGTCGCCTCTCCCGTTCACCAGTTCCAGACGGGTGTTCCCTTCCAACAGCAGGGGCAGCCAGCATTTTCGCCACAGCAAACTGCGCAGCCAGTACAGCAGGCCTTTACTGGCGTCGGCTTCGGCGGGTTCTCTCCGCAACCCCAGGTTGGCTTCCAGCCCGGTTCTCTCGCCCCGATACAGCAGGATACCGTCGCGAATTTCCAGACAGGCGCGCCCACTTTCCAAGGAGGCCTTCAGGCGCCtcaacaaaacaccaaccctTTCCGCCAGTCCATGCTCatgaaccaacaacaaacaggCTCACCCTTtgcgcagcagcaacctGTTCAGGAGGTCgcttctcctcagcaacgCCCCATGACAAGCCAGTCTACCAACCCCTTTGCTCGCTCCTCACCGCAAGGGACACAGCCATTTGCTGCACCAACGTCCAACTCACCTTTCCAATCCCAGGCGCCACAGCAGCCCACTCAACAACAAATGCAGCCCATGCCGACGGGCACGAACCCGTTCGCCAAGAACTTTGGACAGGCTCAGCAAGTGCAGCCtactcagcagcaacagcgacCTGTCACTGCGGGGGGAATATTGTCCCAGCCGACGGGGACGAATCCGTTTAGGCAGGGAGCCTTCGTGAATCATCAGACGGGACTGGGGTGGCAGCATAACCAGCAGGCtattgggggtgggttggatcAGGTTGAGACTGTGCCTGTGTTTCCTAGGCCGGCGGCTCAGACGccgtggcagcagcagtga